A region from the Desulfovibrio sp. Huiquan2017 genome encodes:
- a CDS encoding type II secretion system F family protein: MNDQLIPLFASGIGFIAVLLGGYGLLGYLSGANDSARLRERVSGTAVKRSEALTAPLGEAIKGAVEFFGRLGTKIGPTEAEEIGKSRLRLIQAGLRKPDSHKIFQGVKGVLAVGLAGGFLLFRFLFMDDMSMGMTAFGTVLLATIGVYGPEYWLTKKINGRKVAVGDELPDALDLLVVCVESGMGLDQAIDRVCREMRTSGPIISSEFKLLSLELRAGKARVEALRSLAERVGLDDLNSLTSLLIQADAFGISVGRTLRVYSDAMRVKRSQRAEEKAAKMPVLLLLPLVAFILPTLFVAILGPAVIMSMDMFLEMNRH, encoded by the coding sequence ATGAACGATCAGCTCATTCCCCTGTTCGCTTCCGGCATCGGTTTCATCGCCGTGCTTCTGGGAGGCTACGGCCTGCTCGGCTACCTGAGCGGAGCCAACGACTCGGCCCGGCTCAGGGAGCGGGTTTCGGGCACGGCCGTCAAGCGGTCCGAGGCCCTGACCGCCCCGTTGGGCGAGGCGATCAAGGGTGCCGTGGAATTCTTCGGTCGGCTGGGCACCAAGATCGGCCCCACCGAGGCCGAGGAGATCGGCAAGAGCCGCCTGCGCCTCATCCAGGCCGGGCTGCGCAAGCCGGATTCCCACAAGATATTTCAGGGGGTCAAGGGCGTCCTGGCCGTCGGTCTGGCGGGCGGGTTCCTCCTCTTCCGCTTCCTGTTCATGGACGACATGTCCATGGGCATGACCGCCTTCGGCACGGTCCTGTTGGCCACCATCGGCGTGTACGGGCCCGAATACTGGCTGACCAAGAAGATCAACGGGCGCAAGGTGGCCGTGGGCGACGAACTGCCCGACGCCCTTGATCTCCTGGTGGTCTGTGTCGAATCCGGCATGGGGCTGGATCAGGCCATTGACCGGGTCTGCCGGGAAATGAGGACCTCGGGCCCGATCATCAGTTCCGAGTTCAAGCTGCTCTCCCTGGAGCTGCGCGCGGGCAAGGCCCGCGTCGAGGCCCTCCGCTCCCTGGCCGAAAGGGTGGGGCTGGACGACCTGAACAGCCTGACCTCCCTGCTTATCCAGGCCGACGCTTTCGGCATCAGCGTCGGACGGACCCTGCGCGTCTACTCGGACGCCATGCGCGTCAAGCGCTCCCAGCGCGCCGAGGAAAAGGCCGCCAAGATGCCGGTGCTGCTGCTTCTACCCCTTGTGGCGTTCATCCTCCCGACCCTGTTCGTGGCCATCCTCGGACCGGCGGTGATCATGAGCATGGACATGTTCCTTGAGATGAACCGCCACTAG
- a CDS encoding response regulator codes for MAADRTRRFRVLAVDHDESMLMLYRDVLCFESEEPSALEALFGDDARLPSREEIDEDAARPIFDVIPARDAAGGLEAMDRALAEGDPFAIALIDIHLSDLDEALGGIELAEGLRRRDPNMEIVLLSARHKVPLKEFNKRVQPPEKLLFIQKPFRSPELKQITLSLGSKWDAENRLRDLNETLASKVEARTSQLNAANRRLRLDIAKRAAVLRELQASEQRYRLLFEKDISGNFAADAQGRILDCNAAFAEMFAFRLPEDVLGANIFDLWDKAGADESLRGLLSGSGRVASQKVVFTRGSLKRHLMVSCDTVIGEEGGWAELRGYLFDISEPKRLEDQLRQSQKMEALGTLAGGIAHDFNNILGVILGYAEIIESGAEPDSGLERRIGEISRAGRRARDLVTQILNFSRQGPQERHAMTLTPLIKEALKLLRSSVPSNVAIVTRLETDRDQVMADPTQMHQILLNLCGNAAHAMRETGGTMTITLADVRAGDPVLPPEDLGKGERFVRLTVEDNGPGIDPDVVERVFDPFFTTKRQGEGTGMGLAMVHGIVKRHDGYLELENRPGQGASFHVFLPRNSEAVRIEADIPADLVFREGRILFVDDEKPLTDIGREMLEACGFEVVARTSSIEALEAFRFRPRDFDLIITDQAMPNMTGMEFAREVLKIRPGIPIILCTGFSDAVSYDRLRDIGIGDFIMKPILKHDLVAAISRLLSRE; via the coding sequence TTGGCAGCTGACCGCACCCGACGCTTTCGCGTTCTCGCCGTGGACCATGACGAGTCCATGCTCATGCTCTATCGCGATGTCCTTTGCTTCGAGAGCGAGGAGCCGTCCGCCTTGGAGGCGCTGTTCGGCGACGATGCCCGACTGCCGTCCCGTGAGGAGATCGACGAGGACGCGGCCCGGCCGATTTTCGACGTGATTCCGGCCCGCGATGCGGCGGGGGGGCTTGAGGCCATGGACCGGGCCCTGGCCGAAGGCGATCCCTTCGCCATCGCGCTCATCGACATCCATCTGTCCGACCTGGACGAGGCGCTCGGGGGCATCGAACTGGCCGAGGGGCTGCGCCGCCGGGACCCGAACATGGAGATCGTCCTGCTGTCGGCCCGCCACAAGGTGCCGCTCAAGGAATTCAACAAGCGGGTCCAGCCGCCGGAAAAACTGCTTTTCATCCAGAAGCCGTTTCGTTCGCCCGAGCTCAAGCAGATCACGCTGTCTCTGGGCTCCAAATGGGACGCCGAAAACCGGCTCAGGGACCTGAACGAGACCCTGGCCTCCAAGGTCGAGGCCCGGACCAGCCAACTCAACGCGGCCAACCGGCGGCTTCGGCTCGACATCGCCAAGCGCGCTGCTGTCCTGCGCGAACTCCAGGCCTCGGAACAACGCTACCGGCTGCTCTTCGAGAAGGACATCAGCGGCAATTTCGCGGCCGACGCGCAGGGGCGTATCCTGGACTGCAACGCGGCCTTTGCCGAGATGTTCGCTTTCCGCCTGCCCGAGGACGTGCTCGGCGCGAACATCTTCGACCTGTGGGACAAGGCCGGGGCCGACGAATCTCTGCGCGGCCTGCTGTCCGGCTCCGGGCGGGTGGCCAGTCAGAAGGTCGTCTTCACGCGTGGATCGCTCAAGCGTCATCTGATGGTTTCCTGCGACACCGTGATCGGCGAGGAGGGCGGATGGGCGGAGCTGCGGGGCTACCTGTTCGACATCTCCGAACCCAAGCGCCTGGAGGACCAGTTGCGCCAGTCCCAGAAAATGGAGGCCCTGGGCACGCTGGCCGGGGGTATCGCCCACGATTTCAACAACATCCTCGGCGTCATCCTGGGTTATGCCGAGATCATCGAGTCCGGGGCCGAGCCGGATTCCGGCCTGGAACGGCGCATCGGGGAGATATCCCGGGCGGGCCGCCGGGCGCGCGACCTGGTCACGCAGATCCTGAATTTTTCCCGCCAGGGCCCCCAGGAACGGCACGCCATGACCCTGACCCCGCTGATCAAGGAGGCCCTCAAGCTGCTCCGTTCCAGCGTGCCCTCCAACGTGGCCATCGTCACCCGGCTTGAGACCGACCGCGACCAGGTCATGGCCGATCCGACCCAGATGCACCAGATTCTGCTCAACCTGTGCGGCAACGCCGCCCATGCCATGCGCGAAACGGGCGGAACCATGACCATCACCCTGGCCGACGTGCGGGCGGGAGATCCGGTGCTGCCGCCCGAGGATCTGGGCAAGGGCGAGCGGTTCGTGCGCCTGACCGTGGAGGACAACGGGCCGGGCATCGACCCGGATGTGGTCGAGCGCGTCTTCGATCCCTTCTTCACCACCAAACGGCAGGGCGAGGGCACCGGCATGGGCCTGGCCATGGTCCACGGCATCGTCAAGCGGCATGACGGCTACCTGGAGCTGGAGAACCGGCCCGGCCAGGGCGCGTCCTTCCATGTCTTTCTGCCGCGCAATTCCGAGGCCGTCCGGATTGAGGCGGACATCCCGGCCGATCTGGTCTTCCGCGAGGGGCGCATCCTGTTCGTCGATGACGAGAAGCCGCTCACGGACATCGGCCGCGAGATGCTCGAAGCCTGCGGCTTCGAGGTGGTCGCCCGAACTTCCTCCATCGAGGCCCTGGAGGCCTTCCGGTTCCGGCCCCGGGATTTCGACCTGATCATCACGGACCAGGCCATGCCGAACATGACCGGCATGGAGTTTGCCCGCGAGGTTCTCAAGATCCGGCCCGGCATCCCGATCATCCTGTGCACCGGCTTCTCGGACGCCGTGTCCTACGACCGGCTGCGCGATATCGGCATCGGCGATTTCATCATGAAGCCGATCCTCAAGCACGACCTTGTGGCCGCCATCAGCCGGCTCCTTTCCCGCGAATAA
- a CDS encoding type II secretion system F family protein: MSMALIIAAAAVLIVFLLAMGVGSLMRSGSDKAERRVRERLQAMALTADIDAASVDLVLRETTMSEVPLFNRLLEGMRWSANFSRLLYQADARGSAGAYLLLCMLLAVIGVYAGSFSGRLWVSAAGAIMLGYAPVWVLQGKKRKRMERFQKQLPEALDLMARALKAGHTFGGGMRMVADEFEAPIGPEFGKTLDEINYGMDVDRALTNLQARVDCPDLKFFVVSVNIQRETGGNLAEIIAKIASLVRERFALFGKIRVLSAEGRVSAYILVALPFILTGILYVVNADYIRLLWTRELGLNMVWGAVISMIIGAAIIRRIIQIKV; this comes from the coding sequence ATGTCCATGGCATTAATCATCGCGGCGGCGGCCGTGCTCATCGTCTTCCTGCTGGCCATGGGCGTCGGTTCGCTCATGCGGTCGGGTTCGGACAAGGCCGAGCGGCGGGTCAGGGAGCGCCTCCAGGCCATGGCCCTGACCGCCGACATCGACGCCGCCTCCGTGGACCTGGTCCTGCGCGAGACCACCATGAGCGAGGTGCCCCTGTTCAACCGGCTGCTTGAAGGCATGCGCTGGTCCGCCAATTTCAGCCGCCTGCTCTATCAGGCGGACGCCAGGGGCTCGGCGGGCGCCTACCTCCTGCTGTGCATGCTTCTCGCCGTCATCGGCGTCTATGCGGGGAGTTTCTCCGGCAGGCTGTGGGTGTCGGCGGCCGGGGCGATCATGCTCGGCTACGCCCCGGTCTGGGTCCTCCAGGGCAAGAAGCGCAAGCGCATGGAGCGTTTCCAGAAACAGTTGCCCGAAGCGCTGGACCTCATGGCCCGGGCGCTGAAGGCCGGGCACACCTTCGGCGGCGGCATGCGCATGGTGGCCGACGAGTTTGAAGCCCCCATCGGCCCCGAGTTCGGCAAGACCTTGGACGAGATCAACTACGGCATGGACGTGGATCGGGCGCTGACCAATCTCCAGGCGCGGGTGGACTGCCCGGACCTGAAGTTCTTCGTGGTCTCGGTAAACATCCAGCGCGAGACCGGCGGCAATCTGGCCGAAATCATCGCCAAGATCGCCTCCCTGGTGCGCGAGCGGTTCGCCCTGTTCGGCAAGATCCGCGTCCTGTCCGCCGAGGGCCGGGTGTCCGCCTACATCCTCGTCGCCCTGCCGTTTATCCTGACCGGCATACTCTATGTGGTCAACGCGGACTACATCCGCCTGTTGTGGACCCGGGAGTTGGGGCTGAACATGGTCTGGGGCGCGGTCATCTCCATGATCATCGGCGCGGCCATCATTCGCAGGATCATCCAGATCAAGGTCTAG
- a CDS encoding SPOR domain-containing protein: MKKLCIIATTIFAGLVLSGCMNKSYNDKTFDELAYGEGSPVTLTSEQHEQVGDGYVRRAKPEMALVHFNKAIELDGNNLDARVKRGDLLVSQGLDEQALAEYSKVLEKGPNHAVANEAAGCVYFRAGLYSEAETHLARAVALNPMLWKAHNFLGIIHDRNAEYDEAAEEFAAALELHRGSGVDEIYNNLGVVHIARRQYGQAVETFRLALRSGGMSSRTYNNLGLALARLDRLDEALESFKYAGGEAKANNNLGYVLLTENRPAEAVPYFERAIELSPSYYVKAADNLKRARLAARFQKTGPQLSGSTPNPLLRQSFPDTKQNPGEPAASPASAGSPSSPARVVKAALEAPGSGDQTIIPDHKTYGLHVSSFRDHESAFVHCAQLEKQGFTTWINQVDLGGKGVWYRVLVGRFASVKEAKAERPDVLAILNLDRAPVFERVDPRPEVSAQL, from the coding sequence ATGAAAAAGCTTTGCATCATAGCGACAACGATTTTCGCGGGCCTGGTCCTGTCCGGCTGCATGAACAAGTCGTACAACGACAAGACCTTCGACGAACTGGCCTACGGCGAGGGCTCTCCGGTCACCCTGACCAGCGAGCAGCATGAGCAGGTGGGCGACGGCTACGTCCGCCGCGCCAAGCCCGAGATGGCCCTGGTTCACTTCAACAAGGCCATCGAGCTGGACGGGAACAATCTGGACGCGCGGGTCAAGCGCGGCGACCTGCTGGTTTCCCAGGGGCTCGACGAGCAGGCCCTGGCCGAATATTCCAAGGTCCTGGAAAAGGGCCCGAATCACGCCGTGGCCAATGAGGCCGCAGGCTGCGTGTATTTCCGGGCCGGGCTCTATAGCGAGGCCGAGACGCATCTGGCCCGCGCGGTGGCCCTCAATCCCATGCTCTGGAAGGCCCACAATTTCCTGGGCATCATCCACGACCGCAATGCGGAGTACGACGAGGCCGCCGAGGAATTCGCGGCCGCCCTGGAACTGCACCGGGGCAGCGGCGTGGATGAAATCTACAACAACTTGGGCGTGGTCCACATCGCCCGTCGGCAGTACGGCCAGGCGGTGGAGACCTTTCGCCTGGCGCTCCGTTCGGGCGGCATGTCCTCCCGGACCTACAACAATCTCGGCCTGGCCCTGGCCCGCCTGGACCGCCTGGACGAGGCCCTTGAATCCTTCAAGTACGCGGGCGGCGAAGCCAAGGCCAACAACAATCTCGGATACGTCCTCCTGACGGAGAACCGGCCCGCCGAGGCGGTGCCCTATTTCGAGCGGGCCATCGAGCTTTCCCCCAGCTACTACGTGAAGGCCGCCGACAACCTGAAACGCGCCCGTCTGGCGGCCCGTTTCCAGAAGACCGGCCCCCAACTTAGCGGTTCCACCCCGAACCCTCTGCTTCGTCAGTCCTTCCCCGACACGAAGCAGAACCCCGGCGAGCCTGCGGCATCTCCCGCGTCCGCAGGCTCGCCATCCTCCCCCGCCAGGGTCGTCAAGGCGGCCCTGGAGGCGCCGGGTTCCGGGGATCAGACTATAATTCCAGACCACAAGACCTACGGGCTGCACGTCAGCTCCTTCCGTGACCACGAAAGCGCCTTCGTCCATTGCGCACAGCTTGAGAAGCAGGGGTTCACGACCTGGATCAATCAGGTTGATCTCGGCGGCAAGGGCGTCTGGTACCGCGTCCTGGTGGGCAGGTTCGCCTCGGTCAAGGAGGCCAAGGCCGAGCGGCCCGACGTGCTGGCCATCCTGAATCTGGACCGCGCCCCGGTCTTCGAGCGCGTGGATCCCAGGCCCGAGGTCTCGGCCCAACTCTAA
- a CDS encoding CpaF family protein — translation MNLAERLNRNATRRGSATAEAPVQAKPKARPGTAKAGADEHYFDIKTRIHDRLIDMIDLSLLDSLSEAEVRGEIAKVTEGLLWGEFRNAPLNLAERKRMLAEVQDEVIGLGPLEPYVQDPTVNDILVNGYRHIYVERSGKLELTPSRFKDDDHLRKIIDRIVSKVGRRIDESQPLCDARLLDGSRVNAVIPPLAIDGPSLSIRKFSKDPLEVADLIGFNSLTPEMALLMKGIVQTQLNVLISGGTGSGKTTLLNCLSRNVPEDERIVTIEDAAELQLKQEHVVRLETRPANIEGRGEITMRDLVKNCLRMRPDRIIVGEVRSAEALDMLQAMNTGHDGSLTTVHANTPRDALMRLETMISMAGLNLNPLSMKRYISSAIDVIIQATRLVDGTRKVISIQEVTGMEGEMITMQEIFAFEQTGLTADGKVEGHFTARGIRPKFAEKLERMGFPFPSEMFHVTPRPQRNKE, via the coding sequence ATGAACCTCGCGGAACGACTGAATCGAAACGCGACGCGGCGCGGTTCCGCCACGGCGGAGGCTCCGGTTCAGGCCAAGCCCAAGGCCCGGCCCGGGACGGCCAAGGCCGGGGCGGACGAACACTATTTCGACATCAAGACCCGCATCCACGACCGGCTCATCGACATGATCGACCTGTCGCTCCTGGACTCCCTGAGCGAGGCCGAGGTGCGCGGCGAGATTGCCAAGGTCACCGAGGGGTTGCTCTGGGGCGAGTTCCGCAACGCGCCTCTCAATCTGGCCGAGCGCAAGCGCATGCTGGCCGAGGTCCAGGACGAGGTCATCGGCCTGGGGCCCTTGGAGCCCTATGTCCAGGACCCCACGGTCAACGACATCCTGGTCAACGGCTACCGGCATATCTACGTGGAGCGTTCGGGCAAGCTGGAGCTGACTCCGTCCCGCTTCAAGGACGACGACCATCTGCGCAAGATCATCGACCGCATCGTCTCCAAGGTAGGACGGCGCATCGACGAGTCGCAGCCCCTGTGCGATGCCCGCCTGCTCGACGGCTCGCGCGTCAACGCGGTTATTCCGCCCCTGGCCATCGACGGGCCGTCGCTGTCCATCCGCAAGTTTTCCAAGGACCCCCTGGAAGTGGCCGACCTCATCGGTTTCAACTCCCTGACCCCGGAGATGGCCCTGCTCATGAAGGGCATCGTCCAGACCCAGCTCAATGTGCTCATCTCCGGCGGCACCGGCTCGGGCAAGACCACGCTCCTCAACTGCCTGTCGCGCAACGTGCCCGAGGACGAGCGCATCGTGACCATCGAGGACGCGGCCGAGTTGCAACTCAAGCAGGAGCATGTGGTCAGGCTGGAGACCCGCCCGGCCAACATTGAGGGACGCGGCGAGATCACCATGCGCGACCTGGTCAAGAACTGCCTGCGCATGCGCCCGGACCGGATCATCGTCGGCGAGGTCCGTTCGGCCGAGGCCCTGGACATGCTCCAGGCCATGAACACCGGCCACGACGGCTCCCTGACCACCGTCCACGCCAATACCCCGCGCGACGCGCTCATGCGCCTGGAGACCATGATCTCCATGGCCGGGTTGAACCTCAACCCCCTGTCCATGAAGCGCTACATCTCCTCGGCCATCGACGTCATCATCCAGGCCACCCGCCTGGTGGACGGCACCCGCAAGGTCATTTCCATCCAGGAGGTGACCGGCATGGAAGGGGAGATGATCACCATGCAGGAGATCTTCGCCTTCGAGCAGACCGGGCTGACCGCCGACGGCAAGGTGGAGGGGCATTTCACCGCCCGGGGCATCCGGCCCAAGTTCGCCGAGAAGCTCGAACGCATGGGATTCCCGTTCCCTTCGGAAATGTTCCACGTCACCCCCAGACCGCAACGGAACAAGGAGTAG